A genome region from Cardiocondyla obscurior isolate alpha-2009 linkage group LG14, Cobs3.1, whole genome shotgun sequence includes the following:
- the Gale gene encoding UDP-glucose 4-epimerase yields MASKSWNVLVTGGAGYIGSHTVLELLQAGLQVVVIDNLSNAYKDLNSDKPECLIRVEKLANKNVTFINCDIININDLRNVFQKHTFHCVIHFAALKAVGESCQKPLEYYKTNVTGTINLLQVMRESNVKRFIYSSSATVYGIPEKLPLVEDMTTGNCTNPYGKTKFMVEEILKDLCASDKEFSVISLRYFNPVGAHPSGEIGEDPNGIPNNLMPYIAQVSVGKRDMLYVYGNDYDTPDGTGVRDYIHIMDLAIGHVKAMVYQQTRNLMGFKAINLGTGKGYSVLEVIHAFQKASEQKIPYKIVERRSGDISASYADASIANKELDWIATKNMDDMCADTWKWQQKNPNGYKR; encoded by the exons ATGGCAAGCAAATCTTGGAATGTCTTGGTTACGGGAGGCGCTGGTTATATTGGTTCTCATACAGTCTTGGAATTGTTACAAGCAGGCCTTCAGGTGGTGGTAATAGACAATCTTAGCAATGCGTACAAAG ATTTAAATAGCGACAAACCAGAATGTCTTATTAGAGTAGAAAAAttggcaaataaaaatgtcacgtTTATTAATTGTGACATAATAAACATCAATGATTTAAGAAATGTGTTTcagaaa cATACCTTTCATTGCGTTATACATTTTGCTGCGTTAAAAGCAGTTGGGGAATCGTGTCAAAAACCACTTGAATATTACAAGACTAATGTTACCGGAACGATAAATCTATTACAAGTTATGCGGGAAAGTAATGTAAagcgttttatttattcaagtaGTGCTACAGTTTACGGAATACCTGAAAAACTTCCTTTAGTAGAAGACATGACAACTGGTAACTGTACAAATCCTTATGGAAAGACAAAATTTATGGTTGAAGAAATACTTAAGGATTTATGTGCATCAGACAAG GAATTTTCCGTTATATCTTTGAGATATTTTAATCCCGTCGGTGCACATCCCTCAGGTGAAATTGGAGAAGACCCTAATGGAAttccaaataatttaatgcccTACATTGCACAAGTTTCTGTGGGAAAAAGGGATATGTTATATGTTTATGGCAATGATTATGATACTCCTGATGGTACAg GGGTGCGCGACTATATTCATATTATGGATCTGGCAATTGGACATGTGAAAGCTATGGTATATCAACAAACTCGCAATCTAATGGGATTTAAAGCAATAAATCTTGGCACTGGAAAGGGTTATTCTGTGCTTGAAGTCATACATGCATTTCAGAAAGCATCCGAACAAAAAATACCGTACAAAATAGTTGAACGTAGATCAGGTGATATATCTGCAAGTTACGCCGATGCTAGTATCGCTAATAAAGAATTAGACTGGATCGCTACGAAAAACATGGATGACATGT GTGCAGACACATGGA